The following DNA comes from Mucilaginibacter jinjuensis.
TAGAAAACCTGCTTACGCTGGCCGAAGAACGTAACTGGCATAAAATACACTGCTGGGAACCTGCCTTACAAGCTGTACTGGAACGCTACGAATATCCATACTACGAAACCGATAAGGACTTTGAACAATCTGAAGTCGGTTTTACCCTTTGCGAAGCCCTGATTGCCCGCAATGGCAGTATCCTGATCTCTAATGCAGATATGGCCGGCCGTCGCTTAAGTATCTATCCTCCTATACATATCGTGCTGGCTTATACCTCTCAATTGGTTGTAGATTTAAAAGACGGTTTCAATATCATCAAACAAAAATATGGTGCAGCAATACCCTCTATGCTATCGGTAG
Coding sequences within:
- a CDS encoding LutC/YkgG family protein; this encodes MSQNITPKERLLKKIRKALLEKRDNPYPNLEEMPIYPVAEELPEVMFAEQFTAAAGQFVFCEDEVQFIENLLTLAEERNWHKIHCWEPALQAVLERYEYPYYETDKDFEQSEVGFTLCEALIARNGSILISNADMAGRRLSIYPPIHIVLAYTSQLVVDLKDGFNIIKQKYGAAIPSMLSVVTGPSRTADIEKTLVLGAHGPKELFVFLLDG